The DNA sequence catttatttttgtgtagcTATAATGATAAGTAATAATCATTGTTTATGTTGATCTGTAGTTCTTACACagtgtattttaaaattagatggttaatcatttctcataataaaatgtttttcatgTGTGGAAATACAATGATTTGTGTTCTTTAATTTACATTGTTTCccaaaatatttaccaaaaaGTATATTTTGAGTTATATCtgagattaatttttttattttttgccagtcctggggcttgaactcagggcctgagtgctgtccctggcttcatttttctcaaggctagcactgtaccacttaagccatagaactacttccagacttttctgtttctgtggtgctgaggaacccagggcttcatgcatgctaagcaagcactctaccactaagccacattcccaggccccagagATTAGGAGATGTAATATTCTGACTAGGGACAGAAATCaattaaacagaaagaaataactttaagtcacattcatatattatactatatatatgtttatatatataaatatataaagtccCATTAATAATGGATAAAATATGAGTGAAGTATTTTCCAAAGAATTAACTATATGAAGCCTGGGGATATGCTGCAAATGGTAAAAATTTCTGCCACACAAATAAAAAAGCGCAGACTTCAAATACCAGTAATATCAGTAATAGGAAAAAAGATAAgaagttaatttttattaattattcatCAGTGAATTTATAGGAAGTTGTTTCCTTTGTATACTTATTTGCTTTCAATTTTGTAAGTTATGTATCTAGATATTTGATTAGAGTAAAGCATATGAAATATACTTATTTTATGTGTTAATAATGGTTGATTACCTCATATGTCATATGATAATACTTTTTTTCTCCTTGGGATGGTGTCTTAAATAATTTATAACAATATTGGTAGCTACTGAATTATTAAAATCTAGTTTTAAGTAAACAAAGTTGActagtacatacacacatatgcaataATCAAAAATATTTCCTTGTGCTATTTATTCTTCTTTCCTAACTCACATTATGAAAGTGAATCAGTTTCATCTAAGGAACATACAaagatcctgagtccaaaccccagtaccacacaaaaaAGTCCTAGCAATGAAAGGAGAGTGGGCACTATTTGGGAAGTAAGAGGGGTAGAGATGATAAGAATGGGTAATGGAAGGGTGAGAATAACCAAAATTtcagtatatacatgtataaatttgTAATAGTGGAAACCcttaaaatgtacaaaaatatgaaaattggTGTTGTGTTTAAGAAGGAATTTTTTTGATATAAAAATAGGGCCCCCTCCCCTGGAGGTGTTGGTGGTGATTTCCTCCTAAAATGTGGCTCCTGTGTTTGAGAACCTGAAGTAAATCTATCAtcggttaaaaaacaaaaataggcaaAAGCATTTGGTTGTGAACGGCCACAAGGTAATTttgattatttatattttccttctggGAAAAGTGTCACATTTCATAAGACAGAAATTTCATGAAAGGAATACAGAACACAAGAGAATTAGGAAAGAATTAGACATATTCAACTCAGCAAAGTTAGGACAAGATGGACTCATGACTGAGTTCTACCAGATCTTTAGGGAATTAAGTAGGAGCAATGTGCCTGGTAAAATTTCATGAAACAAGAAAACTAGACTACTAAAGAATTTTATGAGGCCAGTATTCAGCTGACCACAAATCCACATAgagataaaataacaaaataaaattggaaacCAATGCTGATGAACATACAAGCAAAAATTCTGGATGAAATACTTGGAAATTTAATTCAACCACATGCTCAAGAAAATTAGAAACCATGATCAACTTAGTTCAATTTGGGAGGCAGTGTTGGTTCAATGTATGCAAATCAGAACTGTAATATGGTAAAAGAATATAGAACAAAAATTTCATGATCTTCTAAACATATGTAAAACAAGTCCTGTGGCAAAATTCAAAATCCTTTCATGATAAGAGAAATTAGAGAAGACTTTCCCAAACATAATAATGATTACATTTGACAAACTTGAGATAAAATCATACTAAATTGGGGAAAACAATCTCCCACTAATATTAGGAATGAGGCTATCTGGTGATTGGAATTCTTTACCAACTTAGAGCATGTGAGAAAAATTTTTCAGCTATTCACTGTATGAGGGGGActattttgaatatataattaCTCAAAATCACTAAACACTTAAGAAACAAATATTCAATTAATACATGTCAAAATGAACTGAAAGCATAGTTCTCAGTAGAAGCACAAATGGCCAgtaaatacatgaggaaatgtaTAACTTCGTTCAGATTAAAGCCACAGGAGATCTTATATCAACACAGTCAGAATATTTATCATGCACGCAGCAAGAAACAACAGTGCTGGAGTGGATGCATAGAGAATGTTCTGTAACACTGTTTAACAGATGAATGGAAATTAAGACACAATGAGCCAGCACAAATATAGGAGCATGAAGGGCTAAAAGTGAGAGGAAATACGCACCTCGAAGCTAACCATATTCCTCAATAGCTAGTGAGCCACAGATTGTTTACTATGTGCTTTTTCTTTCTACTGTCATAAAATATGATGGTAAGACTGGATTTTGTGGTTGATGTCTGTAATATGAGGTAGAGGCAAGAGAAAGGAcaccacaagtttgaggccattcCTTACAAAGTTTCAGAGGGGATCCTGTGtgataaagaaggaagaaaggaaggaaggaaagaaggaagaagggagggaaggaaggaagaaagggaagaaaggaaagaaagaaaggaagaaataaaaagaaggaaaggaaagaaaggacaaaaagcaAAAATGCTGGGGTCCTGTGTTAGACCTCTTATTTGACCTATACTAGGAATTCACTTATCCCTCAGCACTGAGATGaacaaataaatagacaaaaataatttcatttataacTAAATAAAGAATGAGAGTATTTTCTAGTTATTTGAATGGAATAAACCAcatgatatttattttatattgtacaTATCAAAGGTtcacaaaaattaacaaaatatctTATCTATAAGGGTGCATTTTAAATAACATTCTATATTTGAACATCTGGGTTTAATGTAATGAGAAGCTATGGGAATATTCAGGAATTGTCATACAGATGTAATATGCACATTTATGTAacttatattcataaattgttttttcttatgAAATAGTGTATTCTTTATTTCACAGAATCAAACTTAGATGGCTAGTCATTATTATCTGAAGCATCTAAAGAAACTAAGTAATGTAATTTTGCACTTTTCTTATAATTAATCTATAAGGTATTTGTTTTCAAGATAAAGAAAGTAGATGTAAAGATAATAATTGCCATAGGCTTGTCATTAATTCTTGGCTTGCTAGTCCAGAATGCCCAGTAGACTGGCTTTGCCCTACAGGGAGTCTCATGCAGCATTGAGGGAGTTCCAATATTCACTTCACATACAGGGTTTAAGATGGGGAGAAATAAATACCTTTCCACCAAACTGctttgaaagaaaatggaaatggtaAGAGTGATTGTTGCTAGTACCTTCCTTTGGTAGTCTCTATGAAGACTTAAATCTATGACATACAATCCCAAACATAGGAATTAGGTGAGAATGAGGAATTTTAATGTATGACCATTGTGTATTGTGAAGTTAAATCATTTTATTACCAGGATTTGGCCATTTGTGACCAAAGGGAATAGAATGTAGTCAAGAACGAGGAATGCTAAATAAAATATGTTGTCCAATTTCTGTTAATTTTTACAGATACAAGCTACAGCTTTGTAAAACCAATTTTTGAACTAGGTCATATGATTGTTTAGTAGACTCTGTAATCACTCTCTATTTCACACTACTTATTAAAAGCAGTGAAGGATGTTAATCTCATGGGCAATTGGTAGTAATGCAGCCTGGAAAACCACATATCCATGAGACTCAACAAAGTTAATTACTCTGCTTTCTATACACAATCACCTAGTAGccctgaattattttcttttggcaaTGTTCCACATGTATGAAGATTTTCCCAATCACTGCAGATCTATGGTACCTCAGACAAGTCGGTGCCTCCTAATCTGCTTCATGCTTTAGACAGTGTTCCTGGAAATACACGAAATGATAGAGTTCACCAAAATTGCAGAACAGTTTCATCATTGCCTTCTTTGTATCTACGAAATAAAACTGAGTTAACATTTTCTGGAGACTTGACTGTGGCACACTCATACAATGGTGGCTACAAGCTTTGCCAGCTCTCCTTTAGTGTATTTTAAAACCAAGAAGTCCATTTTTTACCTTTGTGTCTGTATTGCAAATAAAGAGGAAAATCTCTTTTCTACAGGATAGATTCTCCAGTAAGGAGGAACAAACtaggttttattttctctaatatATTCCAATTTAATTTCATGTAGTGTACCAAGATTATTCTTTCACAGGTATATTTTCATTAaatctttataaattacccatgTTGCTCTTTGGGGAGACATCTTCAGAGACTTATTGTCTGGCCTTCATAGTCTTTGATGTAAAATTTTTACTAATTCTAGAAACACTGATGAATGTTACAGAAGTGAGAAGATGTGTTGCTGTCATACATACACGGTATGGTCTTGTCACATGAACCTGGATGTTGTGAGTGTAAGTCTTACCCCTTCACCACAAAGACCTGAGTCAAACTCAGATACTATTACAACATCAAGAACAAAGCAATGactgaaaaatatttcatttaatgcTTACACTCTTAGTGCTGGTGTTTCTACTTGGGTACTTCCTAGTTTAGATAATCAAGTCATTGATGTGGATGGAACATTCTGTGATCGTTGCACTGGGGTGATGGTTTGTATATACCTGGATTTCCACAGGATTTATTCTTCTCTCTGATTGTCCAGGCTTATTGAACTTATGGGTAAATGTTTAGCTTGAGTCTACTTTCTACCTTCCTTCTCAATCTCAGTTATATTTAaagccaacaacaaaaacttattcCTATCTCTTTGAAAATATGCAGAAATGTAATGTTATAAGGTATagtcatttaacataatttttaaaattggcaTTTAATGATGATCTGTCAGCTTAACTTTAATGTGCACATCATTAGGATACATGAATGTGTACGTGGATGTGTTTCCTTTTACATCATgcctgtattatttatttttatctacagTTCTTTGTGACTAAGCTACAAATGGAGTATTGTTTTTATTAGACAGAAATTATAAAGTAATGACATTTAAAAGGACAATATTGTTTTTGTACAGTTTACCAAGAAAAATTCAAGAAGGTATTCAAAGAATGTGTGTTTTCATGAGTTCAGAAAGCTAGAATATTgaggaatagaagaaaaaaacaaagttttaaGTCACttctcattacttgacttacgaATGTATTAACATGAAAGAATTACATGTATTGATAAAAGTAAGTATACATACAAGTTGGTGTAGGATAATAGATATGACCAAGTTCTTGATAAATTAGACCAAAAGACTATTAAGATGGTCTTGTTTGATGAGTTTTGAGTctgttttaaaatagtttatttactTGTAAAATATTTCTATAGTTGTAAATTTCATTCATATTGCCTTCAAAATTATAAACCAGGTAAATTGATATCTAGAAGTATTTACTTCATTAATCTTTCACCTAATTACATACTACAAAATTATTTTGTCCTAAAATTATGTACAAAATCTCCATGTTTTAGTTTGTTTATCAACgaaaaaaatgaaagcttccTGTCTTTAGATTAATGAGAATATGAAATATGAGTGTGCCAGTACAGTCCCATTAGTCTTTGCATGACAGCTGTGATTTTCTCTGACCCTTCTCTCATTGCAGTGAACAGTCTGAGGGGACATCATGGAGGCAAACCAGACACTGGTGACTGAGTTTTTTCTGAAAGGAGTAACTGACCGTCCAGAGCTGCGAGTCCCTTTGTTCCTGGTGTTCTTCTTCATTTATGTCATCACCATGGTGGGCAACCTAGGGTTGACGTTGCTCATCTGGAAGGACCCCCATCTTCACACCCCCATGTACTATTTCCTTGGGAGTCTGGCCTTTGCAGATGCATGCACCAGTTCTTCTGTGACCCCCAAAATGCTTATGAACCTTTTAACAAGGAATCACATGATATCCATGTTGGAGTGTTTCTCCCAATATTACTTTTTTTGTTATAGTGCAACCTCAGAGGTTCTACTCCTGATGATGATGGCCTATGACCGGTATGTGGCCATCTGTAATCCTTTGCTCTACCTAGTGGTGATGTCCAACAGACGCTGCACCTGGATGATCAGCGTATCTTATGTCATTGGCTTCCTGCACCCTTTGATTCATGTTGGATTATTATTCAGACTAACTTTCTGCAAGTCCAATGTAATAGACCATTTCTATTGTGAAATCTTGCCACTGTTTACAATTTCTTGCACTGATCCATCTATTAATGCATTAGTAATTTTTGTATTTGCCACTGTCATacaagaaatttctttctttagtaTCATTATCTCTTATACACGTGTCCTTTTTGCCATCCTGAAaaagagatctgagaatggcagaaGCAAAGCTTTCTCTACGTGCAGTGCCCACCTGCTCTCTGTGACTTTGTTGTTTGGCACTCTCTTCTTCATGTACGTGCGCCCTGGGACTGGCCCAGATAAATACCAGgataaaatgtactcactgttctACACTATCATAATCCCTTTGCTGAATCCCTTTATTTACAGTCTAAGAAACAAAGAGGTTTTAAGTGCACTCagtaaattaatgaaataatgtTCAAGAACCTTtcaaatttccattttctttctattatgATGTATTTTTAACAATTAGTCTTTTATTTTACACATACAGCAGAGTTTATACTCTCTTTCTCAGGCTGGtttttgcatattttttttaacttgctgtTCTTGAGTTGTAGAACCCCCATTCCCTTGCGTCTGCCTTCTCACTAATTTAACAGTTagagcctgcaatcccagcactcagcagGTTGGGGCAGGATTAAGAACTGGCATCCAGCCTGGGTTgcatagcaagactgtctcaaaaccaAATCAGCAAAACGAAAGAAATTCCCTGGCAAAAGTCACTAATTACTTCAACAAATCACAgatcatctattttctttttcttttttgagcaaGAGTGCCTGAATTGAAAGAGAGTTTATATGTTGTTATTTGAGCTGTAAATTTGTTATAATTGTAGTTGTCTTTGGGATAATTTATTATATTCATCAAAATAGTTACAAAAACACATTGAAGATAGATCGCCCATATTTGTTATATGAATTTATGAAATTATGAAATGGAACTGAAATAATGAAATTAGAGTAGTAAATTTGTTGTTTAGTGACATAGTTTATAGCACTTCAAGTGTAAATTCCTTCGGAGGAAAAATCAATACAGGAGTACAttccttaaatatatttatttaataaatattgaataaatatacttataaatatctataatatactaagtatatattgaatatatttataaatacttaataaataaatatttatctaataaatatttaatcactTATTTAACTAATACCTGAGTATTTTTCAACTGTACTTTTAGTCCCTATGTGTAAACAAAAATCCCCTTCTGAAAATACAATAATATTTCAAAATGCTGTCCTAATACTTAGCACATATATTTCTATGAAAATTAATAGTATTTTGAAGTATAACAGCACTTTCATTaagttttattaaaatttagTAGTTGTGTACATTAGTAGTTCAACATATTTTTACAAAACTTAATTAGAAAACACGTAGAAGTATAGTGAGCTGTTATGAAACTACATTTTAGTTTATTAAGTAATATTATGGAAAATTTATTCTTGATACATAGATACCAGTTGAATATACTACTTCTTAGAATTTTACACCTTTACTAAAAGAGAATATATGTTTGGTCAATTCATAATTAATGACATAGTGATGACTTTTTTCTTATGAAAACTGTGTTAAGTTTTCTGTCATGCCGCGGTCAAAGTGAATATGCTTTGGTCTCATGACATTAGCATATATAGCCTCACGATTATCTATTTCTTGTTATTTGAAGtaaaggtttgttgttgtttcctgtaAGATGGAACAGAAGACCTCAGGCGCAGTGGGTTAGTGATTCAGTCTCCTTAGAATCCTGTTCCTCCTCAGGAGTCAGCCTTGTATGCCCAGCTGTGTGGGCTCTGATCCCAACAGTCCACTCCCTGAGGATGCAGAATCTCCATAGGGGTTACGATCTGCAGTTCACCTCAGTCATACCAGTTGCAAAGACTGCGCATTCCTTAAACTTGGCCATGAGatccaatgtgtatcctacaaaattaaaaaaagtgagAGCAAGAGTGGTGGGGGAGTGATGGGTAAGAGTGTTTAAGAGGTGATAATGATCAAGATATATCAGcgaggctctagtggctcacacatgtaatcctagctattcaggagcctgagatatgaggatcctggttcaaagccagcccagcaggaaagcccatgagactcttacctccaattaaccaccagaaaaccagaagtggtgctgttgctcgaAGTGTTAGAGCACAAAGCTTGAGttgaggagctcagagacagtgcccaggcccagagttctagccccacgaGGGTATACTATACTACAATGTAGTATACAATATAGGGTATAGTATACTACAATAGTTACTATGTAGTAACTTTTGTCTGTCCTTGATACCCTTTATTATCTCAGGAAAGACCAATACTTCTTTGCAGTATGATCTTAAGAATAAAGAATTACACTAcgtgctttttttctctctctatatttGGTCACTCCTTTTTGTTTGTACCTTTCTAACAATCACAATCAtgttatacatacatgtatatttgtatgtatatatgtgtatataagtgtatttatatgtatgtgtatatctaaCACATGCATTTTTGTCTAGATTCCACATAGGAGAAAAAACATATGGTGTTTGCATTTCTGAAACCAGTTTATTTTTCATAACGTCTGTTTTTCCTGCAAAAgacttctttttcattctttctggcaGAGAATGCTGTGCAGTTAAGAATAAATATTTAGTAAAAACAAGTCCATTGATACTGTCTGTTCTTTGTCTACCttcattgttttaagaaaaaatggTATTAATATGCACCATGATTTACCAAATAGAGAATTTCATTCTATGTTCTTTTTCCATAACTTTTTCCAAAATAGGTAACCATGAATTCTTATGTtatcttcatacacacacacattgcttttTAATATACTCCCTCATCCCATTCTTTTCTTTAcaccctcctcctcatcctctttaACACTAGCCCACATATACAAACAtgtaatatatttacttatatataaatatgtgtgtgataTCACATTTTTATCATTCACAAGTTGAAGGGCTTCAATGTTGATTCCtcagcttggctattgtgataATGCGTGCTGCACAAGTCATTGGTGGACAAGtcctgtagacttttctgccttggctggcattGGGCTGTCATCTTCCagttctgtttcctgagtagctaggattatagacctggtTAAAAATATAGTTATAAAGAGAGAGTGGTAGAATAGGGAAAGACTGTAATATCTGATTTGTGTATATTGTTTGTAAGGTAACTCTGTGATTTCCTAATGAAAATCAATTTGATTAGCTAACATGCTCATGGCATCATTAGAGAAATAAATAATCTAAACTGTATCTAGCGATAGTTTGTAAACAAGTCCCTGGGAACCCTGAGGATGCAAGTTTTATTTTCAGTCATCTTGTAGTAGAGATGATTTAATGATTGGCTCACAATGCCCAGTAGAACAACATTGGCTCCTACTGGGAATCCCCTggaaaattaagataaaaatttcAGAATGCTTTGAAGAACTGGTT is a window from the Perognathus longimembris pacificus isolate PPM17 chromosome 5, ASM2315922v1, whole genome shotgun sequence genome containing:
- the LOC125351254 gene encoding olfactory receptor 5AC1-like translates to MEANQTLVTEFFLKGVTDRPELRVPLFLVFFFIYVITMVGNLGLTLLIWKDPHLHTPMYYFLGSLAFADACTSSSVTPKMLMNLLTRNHMISMLECFSQYYFFCYSATSEVLLLMMMAYDRYVAICNPLLYLVVMSNRRCTWMISVSYVIGFLHPLIHVGLLFRLTFCKSNVIDHFYCEILPLFTISCTDPSINALVIFVFATVIQEISFFSIIISYTRVLFAILKKRSENGRSKAFSTCSAHLLSVTLLFGTLFFMYVRPGTGPDKYQDKMYSLFYTIIIPLLNPFIYSLRNKEVLSALSKLMK